A window from Dysidea avara chromosome 2, odDysAvar1.4, whole genome shotgun sequence encodes these proteins:
- the LOC136246264 gene encoding uncharacterized protein encodes MSGIEQQFIHYTHLLTVSVIIVIICQSARISHKFASFIGRGIIRTICFLVLMSYTSVTTTSLLLLSSLTFDNVDKVYTYLSPDIEYCHGRHLPYFIVAVLCTLVIVFGLPLLLLLEPFLNHKINFIRIKPLLDQFQGCYKDKYRGFAAFYMICRLVIMIIIIVIPSNDIIFLHLLIFSSAILAFILINVLKPYQHKILNIFDGLILLLVVLPTLIPLVSQQLSTATVIIVMILPLIFFIVLELIVHKEAIKTITTKITAHFTTEPVSTTNDNNEVPMGDIGIIIDDNMRKNATICEIPSNTRDDFTCYRDSFLEVMDQIED; translated from the exons ATGAGTGGAATTGAACAACAATTCATTCATTATACACATCTACTAACTGTCTCAGTTATAATAGTAATAATCTGTCAATCAGCAAGAATATCTCATAAATTTGCATCATTTATTGGTAGAGGTATTATCCGCACTATTTGTTTCCTTGTGCTCATGTCTTATACTTCTGTGACCACAACTTCATTACTATTGTTGAGCTCACTGACATTTGATAATGTGgataaggtttacacttaccTATCACCTGACATAGAGTACTGTCATGGTCGTCATCTACCATATTTTATTGTAGCAGTGTTATGTACACTAGTTATTGTGTTTGGTCTACCACTTCTACTGCTACTAGAACCATTCCTTAACCACAAGATCAACTTCATAAGGATAAAGCCATTACtagatcagtttcaaggatgctaCAAAGACAAGTATCGTGGCTTTGCAGCTTTTTATATGATTTGTCGACTTGTTATTATGATAATAATCATTGTAATTCCATCTAACGATATCATCTTCCTACATTTATTGATCTTTTCAAGTGCGATATTGGCTTTTATATTGATAAACGTATTAAAACCTTATCAACACAAGATCCTGAACATCTTTGATGGGTTGATTTTACTATTAGTGGTCCTGCCTACACTGATACCACTTGTTAGTCAACAGTTATCAACAGCTACTGTTATCATTGTAATGATTCTACCATTGATCTTCTTCATTGTTCTGGAACTAATAGTACACAAAGAGGCCATTAAGACTATTACTACAAAGATAACTGCACATTTTACGACTGAGCCAGTTTCTACCACAAATGATAATAATGAGGTACCGATGGGTGATATTGGAATAATCATTGATGATAATATGAGGAAGAATGCTACTATCTGTGAAAT TCCTTCAAACACAAGAGATGATTTTACTTGCTACCGGGATTCTTTCCTGGAGGTGATGGATCAGATAGAAGACTGA